A region from the Papio anubis isolate 15944 chromosome 6, Panubis1.0, whole genome shotgun sequence genome encodes:
- the RFPL4B gene encoding ret finger protein-like 4B yields MAQNLQAELSCPVCLDFFSSPISLSCAHIFCFDCIQNWILENHDFRVMCPLCRDVVKAPPLEEWQVRAIALIAKQHDNRLVQTLHVREELQRFREDVTLDAATASSLLVFSSDLRSAQRGKIHHDLTKDPRLTCVLGTPCFSSGQHYWEVTVGEVKSWSLGVCKESADRNSSDLSPEHGFWIISMEAGAIHANTDLERIPASPSLRHVGIFLDVDFEEIQFFDVDNNAHIYTHDSFFSLEPLRPFFCLELLGEGESGNVLTICP; encoded by the coding sequence ATGGCCCAAAACCTGCAAGCAGAGTTGTCCTGTCCAGTTTGCCTGGATTTTTTCTCCagtcccatttctctctcttgtgcacACATTTTCTGCTTTGATTGCATCCAGAATTGGATCCTAGAAAACCATGATTTTAGAGTGATGTGCCCCTTGTGTCGAGATGTGGTGAAGGCACCTCCTTTGGAAGAATGGCAAGTGAGAGCCATAGCACTTATCGCCAAGCAGCATGATAACCGACTGGTGCAAACTCTGCATGTGAGGGAGGAGCTCCAGCGTTTTCGGGAAGATGTGACCCTGGATGCAGCCACTGCCAGCTCCCTCCTTGTCTTCTCCAGTGATCTAAGAAGCGCTCAGCGTGGGAAGATCCACCACGACCTGACAAAAGATCCTAGGCTGACCTGTGTCCTGGGTACTCCCTGCTTCTCCTCCGGCCAACATTACTGGGAGGTTACAGTGGGAGAGGTGAAGTCATGGTCCCTGGGCGTCTGCAAGGAGTCGGCTGACAGAAACAGCAGTGATTTATCCCCTGAGCATGGCTTCTGGATCATTAGCATGGAGGCAGGAGCAATCCATGCTAACACCGACCTGGAGAGAATTCCTGCAAGCCCTAGCCTTCGTCATGTGGGAATTTTCCTGGATGTTGACTTTGAAGAAATCCAGTTTTTCGATGTTGACAATAATGCCCACATCTATACCCatgattctttcttctctttggagCCTTTGCGTCCATTCTTCTGTCTTGAGCTCTTGGGAGAAGGGGAGAGTGGCAACGTCCTGACCATCTGCCCATGA